Proteins found in one Geobacillus thermoleovorans genomic segment:
- a CDS encoding TOPRIM nucleotidyl transferase/hydrolase domain-containing protein, whose translation MSVVKVGGKSQFGIYMALLRDLGIDYFVIADFDYLETV comes from the coding sequence ATTTCTGTAGTCAAAGTTGGCGGAAAGAGCCAATTCGGAATTTATATGGCTTTGTTAAGAGATTTAGGAATTGATTACTTTGTTATTGCTGATTTTGATTACCTTGAAACGGTTTAG